The uncultured Bacteroides sp. DNA segment TGATGGCATTCCTACTGATTTGGGACTTACTTCCCTAAACATGGCAGATATTGAGCGTCTGGATGTATTGAAGGATGCATCTGCTACCGCTATTTATGGTTCACGTGGTGCCAACGGTGTGGTAATGATTACCAGTAAACGTGGTCAGGAAGGTGCAGGTAAGGTTTCTGTTACGGCCAATTGGGCTGTGCAAAATGCAACAAGTGTGCCGAATATGCTGAATGCATCTCAATATGCCGCATTGAGCAATGAGATGTTGACAAATGGCGGGCGTAATACAAATCCTAATTGGGCAGATCCTACCACATTGGGTGCAGGCACAGACTGGCTTGATGAATTGCTTCATGCAGGTGTGATGCAAAACTATTCGGTAAGTTATTCAGGTGGTTCGGAGAAGGCTCATTATTATGTATCGGGTGGTTTTCTTAATCAATCAGGTACAGTCAGAAGCGTAAACTACCGTCGGTTTAACTTTCAGGCAAACAGTGATGCTCAGGTTAAAAAATGGCTGAAGTTTACTACCAATCTGGCTTTCAGCACAGATGTGAAAAAGGCTGGAACCTATAACATTGGAGATGCAATGAAAGCTTTGCCTACGCAAACTTTAAAAAATGAGGATGGAACATGGAGCGGGCCAGTGGGCAATTCAGAATGGTTCGGTAGCATCCGTAATCCGATAGGCACAACTTACCTGATGGATAATGAGACAAAAGGATATAATTTTTTAGCTAATATTACAGGCGAAGTCTCTTTTACCAAATGGCTAAAACTGAAGAGTACTTTTGGCTACGATGCCAAATTCTGGTTCGAGGACAATTTTACACCGGCTTATGATTGGGAACCGTCTCCGATAGAAGAATCATCTCGCTATAAAAAAGATAGCAAAGCATTCACTTATTTATGGGATAATTATTTTGTATTTGATCGCACTTTTGCTGAAAAACATCACTTGGAGTTAATGGCGGGCTCTTCTGCACAATGGAATGAAACGGATAATCTAAATGCTCAGGTGAATGGTTTCATGTTTGATAATGTTAAAGAGATGAGTAATGGTGAGAAGATGCATTCTATTGGAGGCACTTCCAGTGAATGGTCATTACTCTCATTCATGGGTCGTCTGAACTATTCGTATAATAACCGCTATCTGCTTACTGCTACCATTCGTCGCGATGGCTCTTCACGCTTCGGTAAAAATAATCGTTGGGGTACTTTTCCTTCTGTATCTGCCGCATGGCGCATGTCCGAAGAAGAGTGGTTCCCCAAAGAGAATTTCTTTATTAATGATCTGAAAGTTCGTGCGGGTTATGGTGTTACCGGTAATCAAGAGATTGGTAACTATGGCTATGTGGCTACTTACAATACTGGTGTATATCCTTTTGGCACTACCAGTACGGATGCTACCGCACTGGTCTCTACTACACTTTCTAATCCCAATATTCATTGGGAAGAGGTGGCACAAGCCAATATCGGAGTAGACTTGGCCCTTTTCAATTCACGCGTTAATCTCTCATTGGATGCATATGTAAAGAATACATCGGATATGTTAGTGAAGGCATCTATTCCTATCACTTCCGGTTACGAAGATACTACAACTACTTATACCAATGCCGGTAAGGTGCGCAACAAAGGATTCGAAACGTCATTAAGAACATTGAACTTGCAAGGCCCGTTGTACTGGGAAACTACAATCACGGCTACTTATAACAAAAATGAGATTCGTGATTTGAATAGCGAAACGCCTATGTATATTAATCAGTATAACAATTCATATCTCACTATGCTGAAGGCTGGTTATCCTATTAACGTATTCTATGGTTATGTAACCGATGGCATCTTTCAGAATGCCGATGAGGTGGCTAAAC contains these protein-coding regions:
- a CDS encoding TonB-dependent receptor, encoding MKKSFRLKSFEHRYLLVLIGLFVSLGAFAQQITVKGLVKDAAGEPIIGASVMQTKSTNGTITSLNGDFTLTVPANTTITVSFIGYSTQTIPVDGKKSMVIVLKEDTKVLDEVVVVGYGTMKKSDLTGAVSSVGQKDLKDAPVANLGQAIQGKVSGVQIIDAGKPGDNVTIKIRGLGTINNSDPLVVIDGIPTDLGLTSLNMADIERLDVLKDASATAIYGSRGANGVVMITSKRGQEGAGKVSVTANWAVQNATSVPNMLNASQYAALSNEMLTNGGRNTNPNWADPTTLGAGTDWLDELLHAGVMQNYSVSYSGGSEKAHYYVSGGFLNQSGTVRSVNYRRFNFQANSDAQVKKWLKFTTNLAFSTDVKKAGTYNIGDAMKALPTQTLKNEDGTWSGPVGNSEWFGSIRNPIGTTYLMDNETKGYNFLANITGEVSFTKWLKLKSTFGYDAKFWFEDNFTPAYDWEPSPIEESSRYKKDSKAFTYLWDNYFVFDRTFAEKHHLELMAGSSAQWNETDNLNAQVNGFMFDNVKEMSNGEKMHSIGGTSSEWSLLSFMGRLNYSYNNRYLLTATIRRDGSSRFGKNNRWGTFPSVSAAWRMSEEEWFPKENFFINDLKVRAGYGVTGNQEIGNYGYVATYNTGVYPFGTTSTDATALVSTTLSNPNIHWEEVAQANIGVDLALFNSRVNLSLDAYVKNTSDMLVKASIPITSGYEDTTTTYTNAGKVRNKGFETSLRTLNLQGPLYWETTITATYNKNEIRDLNSETPMYINQYNNSYLTMLKAGYPINVFYGYVTDGIFQNADEVAKHSTQVGAAPGDIRFRDLNNDGVISDNDRTVIGNPNPNWFFSMNNRLTYKGFELSVFLQGVSGNDIYNVNNIDNEGMGAAYNQTTATLNRWTGEGTSNSMPRAVWGDPNQNCRVSNRFVEDGSYLRIKNITLGYTLPKQWLQKIQLDNARIYFSCENVATITSYSGFDPEVAVNGIDSNRYPISRTYSVGVNFNF